The genomic DNA CGACCGCTGTATCCCGACGACGACATGGAGGGCGCCGAGACCCGGCTGCGGATGTTCCTCGAGCAGTACTGGGGCGGGCCGCGGACCTACTCCGATCAGCGTGGGCACCCCCGCCTGCGGATGCGGCACAACCCCTTCCGGATCGGGCCGCTGGAGCGCGACGCCTGGCTGCGGTGCATGCACACCGCGGTGGCCGAGATCGACGGTTCCACCCTCGACGACGAGCACCGCAAGGCGCTGCTGGACTACCTGGAG from Mycolicibacterium tokaiense includes the following:
- a CDS encoding globin; translated protein: MPSDPNSFYDAVGGADTFHRIVSRFYEQVADDEILRPLYPDDDMEGAETRLRMFLEQYWGGPRTYSDQRGHPRLRMRHNPFRIGPLERDAWLRCMHTAVAEIDGSTLDDEHRKALLDYLEMAAQSMMNSPF